A stretch of the Tannerella serpentiformis genome encodes the following:
- a CDS encoding M16 family metallopeptidase produces the protein MREEITLTHTLPNGLRMVHLPTDSEVAYCGLAVDAGTRDEAPDESGLAHFVEHMLFKGTRRRRAWHILNRMEAVGGDLDAYTTKEETFLYSVFPAPHFERAVELIADLAAHAQFPAAEIEKEREVILDEIRSYEDAPAELIFDEYESMLFDGHPLGRPILGNKRALRRFDTLRGRSFMERYYTAANMVFFSMGATAFQRIVRMAERHFADLPAVGIPHQRTSPAEVSPRESVSRKRTHQSHVILGARACDLYDTRHAPLYLLNNILGGPGMNSRLNVALRERRGLVYGVESNLTCYTDAGLCTIYFGTDPRNRTQALDLVRAELARLRERPLSLTQLAAAKKQAIGQLRVAGDNREGLFLTLGKSFLRFGRCDTPAETARRIEEVTADEILAVANEFLAPDRLSCLVYE, from the coding sequence ATGAGAGAAGAAATCACGCTTACGCACACCCTGCCCAATGGGCTGCGGATGGTCCATTTGCCGACCGATTCGGAGGTGGCTTATTGCGGGCTGGCCGTCGACGCTGGCACGCGCGACGAGGCGCCGGACGAGAGTGGGCTGGCGCATTTCGTGGAGCATATGCTTTTCAAGGGTACCCGTCGGCGCCGGGCATGGCACATCCTGAATCGCATGGAGGCTGTCGGCGGCGATTTGGATGCCTACACGACGAAGGAGGAGACGTTCCTCTATTCCGTCTTTCCCGCGCCACACTTCGAGCGGGCGGTGGAGCTGATCGCCGATTTGGCGGCACACGCGCAGTTCCCTGCGGCCGAGATCGAGAAGGAGCGCGAGGTGATCTTGGACGAGATCCGATCCTACGAGGATGCGCCTGCGGAACTGATTTTCGATGAATATGAGTCGATGCTCTTCGACGGTCACCCGCTCGGTCGGCCGATCCTCGGCAATAAGCGCGCGCTGCGGCGTTTCGACACCCTGCGCGGGCGATCGTTCATGGAGCGTTACTATACGGCGGCGAACATGGTCTTCTTTTCGATGGGCGCCACGGCGTTCCAGCGGATTGTGCGAATGGCCGAGCGACATTTTGCCGACCTACCCGCCGTGGGTATCCCTCATCAGCGCACGTCGCCGGCTGAGGTTTCGCCACGCGAGTCGGTCAGCCGAAAACGTACGCACCAGTCGCACGTGATCCTTGGCGCCCGCGCCTGCGACCTCTACGACACGCGTCATGCGCCGCTCTATCTGCTGAACAACATCCTCGGCGGGCCGGGCATGAACAGCCGACTGAACGTGGCCCTGCGCGAGCGTCGCGGGCTGGTCTACGGCGTGGAGTCGAACTTGACGTGCTACACCGACGCAGGTCTCTGTACGATCTATTTCGGCACCGATCCGCGCAATCGCACGCAGGCGCTCGACCTTGTCCGCGCCGAATTGGCGCGCCTCCGCGAGCGCCCCCTATCGCTCACGCAACTGGCTGCGGCCAAGAAGCAGGCCATCGGGCAGCTGCGTGTGGCAGGCGACAATCGCGAGGGGCTGTTCCTCACGCTCGGCAAGTCGTTCCTGCGCTTCGGTCGGTGCGATACGCCGGCCGAGACGGCCCGTCGCATCGAGGAGGTGACGGCCGACGAAATCCTCGCCGTGGCCAACGAGTTTCTCGCGCCAGACCGCCTTTCGTGCTTAGTCTACGAGTAG
- a CDS encoding NigD1/NigD2 family lipoprotein, giving the protein MKTTKFLLMSLCAALIMSGAVSCSKDDSGYSLGRVWRSVVTVDPIGKGGTYSLTLDDGTRLWPAGTEIPFYRPTTRHRALAYYTILSDTFQGYDHAILMRSIRDILTKPFIESDMLSTSKTSDDFGSDPISVIDIWYGDGYINVHFGANHGGTKRHLVNLVQVSQSGIPPYVFEFRHNAFGDPPRYGRRAFVAFDMAKLKFPAGSDSTVTVRVKTFDGEKRYKIVCRRSVDKTIPYEARSMAQEELIDVE; this is encoded by the coding sequence ATGAAAACGACGAAATTCCTTTTGATGAGTCTCTGTGCGGCATTGATCATGTCGGGGGCCGTATCATGCAGCAAAGACGATAGCGGATACAGCTTAGGGCGCGTCTGGCGATCGGTCGTGACCGTCGACCCGATCGGCAAGGGCGGCACCTATTCGCTCACCCTCGACGACGGCACGCGCCTCTGGCCCGCCGGCACGGAGATCCCCTTCTATCGCCCCACCACGCGCCACCGCGCCCTGGCGTACTATACGATCCTCTCCGACACCTTCCAGGGCTACGACCACGCCATCCTTATGCGTAGCATCCGTGACATCCTCACGAAACCGTTCATAGAATCCGATATGTTGAGCACCTCAAAAACGTCGGACGACTTCGGCTCTGATCCTATCAGCGTGATCGACATTTGGTATGGCGACGGTTACATCAACGTGCATTTCGGGGCCAATCACGGCGGTACGAAGCGCCACTTGGTGAACCTTGTGCAGGTATCGCAATCGGGCATCCCACCTTACGTCTTCGAGTTTCGCCACAACGCTTTCGGCGACCCCCCGCGCTACGGCCGACGCGCTTTCGTGGCCTTCGATATGGCTAAGCTAAAGTTCCCCGCCGGGTCAGACTCCACGGTGACGGTACGGGTGAAAACCTTCGACGGTGAGAAGCGCTACAAGATCGTTTGCCGCCGGTCGGTCGATAAGACCATCCCCTACGAGGCGCGCAGCATGGCACAAGAGGAACTCATCGATGTGGAATAA